One stretch of Manis pentadactyla isolate mManPen7 chromosome 10, mManPen7.hap1, whole genome shotgun sequence DNA includes these proteins:
- the LOC118935425 gene encoding olfactory receptor 6C2-like: protein MRNHTSLTSSILLGLTDDPQLQILIFIFLLITYMLSVTVNLSIIILTLVDSQLKTAMYFFLQNFSFLEILFTSACIPRFLYSLSTGDRTITYNACICQLFLIDVFAVTEFFLLANMPFHRYVAIYKPLHYMTIMNYRVCNRLVFCCWMTSLLIILPPLSLGLDLEFCASNAIDHFACDANPMLKISCSDTWLIEQMVIVCAVMTFLMTLVCVVLSYMYIIRTILRLPSAQQRTKAFSTCSSHIIVVSITYGSCIFVYIKPSAKAEMAINKGVSILTTSISPMLNPFIYTLRNKQVKQAFHDVVKRFILFSRN, encoded by the coding sequence atgagaaaccacacatctcTCACCAGTTCCATCctcctgggattgacagatgaccctcagctacagattctgatttttatatttctactgatcacctacatgttgagtgtaactgtaaacctgagcatcatcatcctcacattagtggattctcagcttaaaactgcaatgtacttttttctccaaaatttctccttcttagaaATCTTATTCACTTCAGcctgcattcctagattcttgtacagCTTATCAACAGGTGACAGGACTATTACTTATAATGCTTGTATATGCCAACTATTTTTAATAGATGTTTTTGcagtaacagaattttttctcctagCAAACATGCCCTTTCATCGATATGTAGCCATCTACAAACCCCTGCACtacatgactattatgaactacagGGTCTGCAATAGGCTCgtcttctgctgttggatgactTCTTTGTTGATCATATTGCCACCACTCAGCTTGGGACTGGACctggaattctgtgcctctaatgccattgaccactttgcatgtgatgctaaccctatgctgaagatctcatgctcagatacatggctcatagagcagatggttattgtctgtgctgtgatgactttcctcatgactctggtgtgtgtggttctgtcctacatgtacatcatcagaacaattctaagactcccctctgcccagcagaggacaaaagccttttccacctgttcttcccacataatcgtggtttccatcacctatggcagctgcatctttgtttatatcaaaccttcagcaaaagcTGAAATGGCCATTAATAAGGGAGTGTCAATACTCACTACTTCTAtttcccccatgctgaacccatttatttacactctgaggaacaaacaagtgaaacaagCCTTTCATGACGTAGTCAAAAGATTTATATTGTTCTCAAGGAATTAG